One genomic region from Thermoleptolyngbya sichuanensis A183 encodes:
- a CDS encoding DEAD/DEAH box helicase → MSKVRFNGVDYRSNDLGHALKVPDRDRLIVDTYCSHTLGKRAVCFCIDIAHAERMAELFNQQNVQASHVSGRMAENQKEQILTDYRTGKIQVLCACDILNEGWDSPETEVLLMARPTLSKVVYIQQLGRGTRTAPGKEYLLVFDFIDNTSRYTQALNTHRLFKNPHYRPGALVAAPNDMLAEEAATYAKGEKPSVVLGLHLWVDKYEAIDIFRWQDEVKEMYQTRELEAELGVADNVVKQWVVTGKLIPDHTIPIGNQTYFYFRKERLDEIQKQFNIQKC, encoded by the coding sequence TTGTCCAAAGTTCGATTTAATGGCGTTGATTACCGGAGTAATGACTTGGGACATGCTTTAAAGGTGCCCGATCGCGATCGCTTAATTGTGGACACTTATTGTAGTCATACGCTGGGTAAACGTGCTGTTTGTTTTTGCATTGATATTGCTCATGCAGAACGAATGGCAGAGCTATTCAATCAGCAGAATGTTCAAGCATCTCATGTGTCTGGGCGCATGGCAGAAAACCAGAAAGAACAGATATTAACAGACTATCGAACTGGTAAAATTCAGGTTCTTTGTGCCTGCGACATCCTTAATGAAGGCTGGGATTCTCCTGAGACAGAAGTATTATTAATGGCACGTCCCACACTGAGCAAAGTTGTTTACATTCAGCAGCTTGGACGTGGCACCCGAACTGCTCCAGGTAAAGAATACCTGCTAGTATTTGACTTTATTGACAATACCAGTCGTTATACTCAGGCACTTAATACTCATCGCTTGTTTAAAAATCCTCACTATCGCCCTGGGGCACTCGTCGCAGCCCCAAATGATATGCTGGCTGAAGAGGCAGCGACCTACGCAAAAGGCGAAAAACCGAGTGTTGTATTGGGGCTTCATTTATGGGTCGATAAGTACGAAGCAATCGACATCTTTCGTTGGCAAGATGAAGTCAAAGAGATGTATCAAACTCGTGAATTGGAAGCTGAATTGGGAGTTGCTGACAATGTTGTAAAACAGTGGGTTGTGACGGGCAAACTTATTCCTGATCACACAATTCCAATTGGGAATCAAACTTATTTCTACTTCAGAAAAGAACGACTAGATGAAATTCAGAAACAATTCAACATCCAGAAGTGTTGA
- a CDS encoding DEAD/DEAH box helicase family protein — protein sequence MLIPQYSVTDIYGTNRFIDFAFLSRLDKYAFEIDGEVWHAPDGAMVNSQIYRDQLLRQNSLVYQGWKVYRWTDIQLSTERERIQEQLLLFLEREIVQGTLDGFLPKQEVGEISLREHQMDALKQLEELRNRGKTIALLTHATGTGKTHVAISHAHYLGFRTLYLAHRKTLVTQTQERFSELWSDATSAIYQKKKSKPDSHIVLSTIQAIADSLNQFDEREFGYIIIDESHHAAAETYRKVISYFSLD from the coding sequence TTGCTCATTCCTCAGTATTCCGTAACAGATATCTACGGCACTAATCGGTTTATTGATTTCGCGTTTCTTTCCCGACTGGATAAGTATGCTTTTGAAATTGACGGTGAAGTGTGGCACGCACCTGATGGTGCAATGGTTAATTCACAAATTTACCGTGACCAATTATTACGTCAGAACAGTTTGGTTTATCAGGGGTGGAAAGTTTATCGTTGGACAGATATTCAATTAAGCACTGAGCGAGAACGCATTCAGGAGCAACTTTTACTCTTCCTGGAAAGAGAAATTGTGCAGGGAACACTAGATGGATTTTTGCCAAAACAGGAAGTTGGAGAGATTTCGTTAAGAGAGCATCAGATGGATGCACTGAAACAACTGGAAGAATTACGAAATCGAGGTAAAACAATTGCTTTACTAACTCATGCAACAGGTACAGGAAAAACCCATGTTGCTATTTCCCATGCTCACTATCTAGGTTTTAGAACTCTGTATCTTGCTCATCGCAAGACTTTAGTTACTCAAACACAGGAGAGATTTTCTGAGCTTTGGTCTGATGCAACTTCTGCTATTTATCAGAAGAAAAAGAGCAAGCCGGATTCTCATATCGTGTTATCTACAATCCAGGCAATTGCAGATTCATTAAATCAATTTGATGAGCGCGAATTTGGTTACATCATTATTGATGAGAGCCATCATGCAGCCGCAGAAACTTACCGCAAGGTGATCAGCTACTTTAGCTTGGACTAA
- a CDS encoding ISKra4 family transposase (programmed frameshift), translated as MDATKEAQIKAHALALAELLYDETDPEQVKTLAGIEVAVRDHLLEYVGPEIGKFFICTSSGTSSGRKRHIQSIVGRLSLSQRQSQRLKVKARTQWSPQVETCCLLLSANEAYARAADDIAVLTGVCVSGSTQQRLVHRQDLEPPAVDSGVKEMSLDGGKVRLRTPQGQPCQWRDYKGVNLHQCSISAFYKDNDSLVNWLNQQPLAHPLVCLGDGHDGIWNLFSQIGHRSERLEILDWYHLMENLGNVGGSQQRLDAVEACLWQGDVDGAVRLFDDWSHERVDQFIGYLAKHRLRIVNYSYYQAEGISIGSGAVESTIKQIGRRVKISGAQWKEDNVPQVLRHRCAYLNGQFSS; from the exons ATGGATGCCACCAAGGAAGCCCAAATCAAAGCCCATGCACTGGCGTTAGCGGAGTTGCTTTACGACGAGACAGACCCTGAACAAGTCAAAACATTGGCCGGGATCGAAGTCGCCGTTCGTGACCACCTACTGGAGTATGTGGGGCCTGAGATCGGAA AATTTTTTATCTGCACAAGCAGCGGCACAAGCTCTGGGCGAAAGCGGCACATCCAGAGTATCGTCGGACGCTTAAGTCTGAGTCAGCGCCAGAGCCAGCGGCTTAAGGTCAAGGCCCGCACCCAGTGGAGTCCTCAGGTTGAGACGTGCTGCTTGCTGCTGAGTGCCAACGAAGCCTATGCGCGAGCTGCCGACGATATCGCTGTGCTCACCGGGGTGTGCGTGTCAGGGAGTACCCAGCAACGGCTGGTGCATCGTCAAGACCTAGAGCCACCAGCGGTGGACAGCGGGGTTAAGGAAATGAGCTTAGACGGGGGCAAAGTCCGTCTGCGGACTCCTCAGGGGCAGCCCTGCCAGTGGCGCGATTACAAGGGGGTAAACCTGCATCAGTGCAGCATTAGCGCCTTCTACAAAGACAACGACAGCTTGGTCAACTGGCTCAACCAGCAGCCCTTAGCGCATCCCCTCGTTTGTCTTGGGGATGGTCACGACGGCATCTGGAACCTGTTTTCACAGATCGGGCATCGCAGCGAGCGCCTTGAGATCTTGGACTGGTACCACCTGATGGAGAATTTGGGTAACGTGGGTGGGTCTCAACAGCGTCTTGATGCCGTCGAAGCCTGCTTGTGGCAAGGGGATGTGGATGGGGCGGTTAGGCTATTCGACGACTGGTCCCATGAGCGGGTAGACCAGTTTATCGGCTATCTGGCTAAGCATCGGCTCCGTATCGTTAACTACAGCTACTACCAAGCTGAGGGGATTTCAATTGGCTCGGGTGCCGTGGAGTCGACTATCAAGCAAATTGGTAGGCGGGTGAAAATTTCAGGCGCTCAGTGGAAGGAAGACAACGTTCCACAAGTCCTTCGCCATCGCTGCGCTTATCTCAATGGTCAATTCTCATCCTGA
- a CDS encoding helix-turn-helix transcriptional regulator: MSSVSKNFFQMEQDRPKLTLKQLREKAELSQEALARLVGVSSKTVSNWERGTNVASLTVPQMKALCEALGVTLNELPDDFSSERE; the protein is encoded by the coding sequence TTGTCAAGTGTTTCTAAAAACTTTTTCCAGATGGAACAGGATCGACCAAAACTTACCCTAAAACAATTGAGGGAGAAAGCGGAACTCTCGCAGGAAGCTTTGGCACGTCTAGTCGGGGTTAGTAGCAAGACTGTCAGCAACTGGGAACGAGGAACCAATGTGGCTAGCTTGACAGTTCCTCAGATGAAAGCCCTTTGTGAGGCTTTAGGTGTAACACTCAATGAACTGCCGGATGACTTCAGTTCGGAGCGGGAATAA
- a CDS encoding NF041680 family putative transposase, protein MIFNELQQFRQTLYASLGNARDALFDLMDAVLVSACIVSFVRLSQSPVFRRQWSSTYEALRDSRLPRSKVLKLLVQQIPTQQQPLLAGDASRWNRPAARRLKDRTLSGRTGHAPIAGQNYSTLAWIAEDRGSWALPLRHERITSFETPASKAAFQLKQVTRQLAVRPLAIYDRGYGNASFVNQTAGIEADLLLRVTSNRCVYGAPPAYRGRGAPAKHGHKMKLNDPDTWSVPVETVEVDDPNWGRVRVSRWSAYHFRKSPKRAMEVLRVEVLETQSSTRRLAPLWLVWLGEQMPPLETLWLHYLRRFAIEHWYRFAKQRLYWTHPQFSSVSATEQWSSLMPLLSWQLWLARKDCTDHPLPWQAPQETLTPGRVAQAFAGILAAIGTPAPAPKPRGKSPGRGKGHKPTPRPCYPMVKKRASKRKTSEQSLNSPVATAA, encoded by the coding sequence TTCGCCAAACGTTGTATGCCAGCTTGGGAAACGCCAGAGATGCCCTGTTTGATCTGATGGATGCCGTGTTAGTGAGTGCGTGCATCGTGTCGTTTGTGAGGCTATCGCAGAGTCCTGTCTTTCGTCGCCAGTGGTCGAGCACCTATGAAGCGTTGCGCGATAGCCGCCTACCCCGATCAAAGGTGCTGAAGCTGTTGGTGCAGCAGATACCGACTCAGCAGCAACCGTTGTTGGCAGGTGATGCGAGTCGGTGGAACCGTCCTGCTGCCAGGCGTTTGAAAGACCGCACCTTATCAGGCAGAACAGGACATGCCCCGATAGCCGGACAAAACTACAGTACCTTAGCCTGGATTGCTGAAGACAGGGGCAGTTGGGCATTACCATTGCGGCATGAGCGCATCACCAGCTTTGAAACACCCGCCAGTAAAGCGGCATTCCAACTCAAACAAGTGACTCGGCAGTTAGCGGTGCGTCCGTTGGCGATCTACGACCGAGGGTACGGCAATGCCAGTTTTGTCAACCAAACGGCAGGGATTGAGGCAGACTTGCTGCTGCGGGTTACATCCAATCGATGTGTCTATGGCGCGCCCCCAGCGTATCGAGGGCGAGGCGCACCTGCCAAGCATGGACATAAGATGAAACTCAATGACCCTGACACTTGGAGTGTCCCGGTCGAAACCGTTGAAGTCGATGATCCCAACTGGGGACGAGTGCGGGTCAGTCGTTGGAGTGCATACCATTTCCGCAAATCCCCCAAACGGGCAATGGAAGTGTTGCGCGTGGAGGTGCTGGAGACACAGAGCAGCACGCGACGCTTGGCTCCTTTGTGGTTAGTTTGGCTGGGTGAGCAGATGCCTCCGTTAGAAACCCTGTGGTTGCACTACCTCCGTCGCTTTGCCATTGAACACTGGTATCGCTTTGCCAAGCAGAGGCTATATTGGACACATCCCCAGTTCAGTTCTGTATCGGCAACCGAACAGTGGAGCAGCCTGATGCCGTTGCTCAGTTGGCAGTTGTGGTTAGCGCGAAAGGACTGTACTGACCACCCCTTGCCCTGGCAGGCACCGCAAGAAACGTTGACTCCGGGTCGGGTCGCACAAGCGTTTGCAGGCATTTTGGCAGCGATTGGCACCCCTGCTCCTGCGCCTAAACCTCGTGGTAAATCGCCAGGACGAGGCAAGGGGCACAAGCCAACTCCTCGTCCCTGCTATCCGATGGTCAAAAAACGAGCCTCGAAACGCAAGACATCCGAACAATCCCTGAACAGTCCGGTTGCAACAGCAGCTTAA